The following coding sequences are from one Shewanella eurypsychrophilus window:
- the mioC gene encoding FMN-binding protein MioC — MSKIDILVGTTLGNAEYVADEFSTVLSGLGHENIVHMTPKLADLDPKSLWLIVSSTHGAGDLPDNIVPFFDEISIQKPDLSDTKYAICAIGDSSYDTFCQGPEKLAQVLEECQAKVYVDKIQIDVQYDHTPEDPALAWLAQWQDQL; from the coding sequence ATGTCAAAAATAGACATTCTAGTGGGCACAACTTTAGGGAATGCGGAGTACGTTGCAGACGAATTTTCGACAGTTCTAAGCGGATTAGGACATGAAAACATCGTACATATGACCCCAAAACTTGCCGATCTAGACCCTAAATCATTGTGGTTGATCGTCTCTTCTACACATGGCGCTGGCGATCTTCCGGACAATATAGTGCCATTTTTTGATGAAATATCGATCCAAAAACCGGATCTCAGTGATACAAAATATGCCATCTGTGCGATCGGTGACTCGAGTTACGACACTTTCTGTCAAGGACCCGAAAAATTAGCGCAAGTATTAGAAGAATGCCAAGCAAAAGTCTATGTGGATAAGATCCAGATCGATGTACAGTACGATCATACCCCAGAAGATCCCGCGTTAGCTTGGTTAGCACAATGGCAAGATCAACTTTAA
- a CDS encoding NAD/FAD-utilizing enzyme, whose amino-acid sequence MLRHYFISNDLDDLEKVEQELEAEGITEPQIHVLSEKDADVENHHLHEVEPVLKLDVVHSTEVGAVIGLVVASATLMIAYQMGWTTSEAGWLPFIFLAIVILGFCTWEGGFIGIQRNNIHFERFQELLHKGKHVLFVDVDANQEPVFSRVVNAHPKLEPAGLGEATPHWVVRWQDKFHIFMKTMP is encoded by the coding sequence ATGTTAAGGCATTACTTTATATCTAATGATCTTGATGATCTGGAGAAGGTGGAGCAGGAACTTGAAGCTGAAGGGATCACAGAGCCACAAATTCATGTATTAAGTGAAAAAGATGCTGACGTTGAAAATCACCATCTACACGAAGTAGAGCCCGTGCTGAAACTCGACGTGGTTCATTCAACCGAAGTAGGCGCTGTGATAGGTTTAGTGGTTGCTTCGGCCACACTGATGATTGCCTACCAGATGGGTTGGACCACAAGTGAAGCGGGTTGGTTACCATTCATTTTTCTGGCAATAGTCATACTTGGTTTTTGTACCTGGGAAGGCGGTTTCATCGGTATTCAAAGAAACAATATTCATTTTGAACGCTTTCAAGAGCTACTACATAAAGGTAAACATGTGTTATTTGTCGATGTCGATGCTAATCAGGAGCCTGTATTTTCCAGAGTTGTTAATGCTCATCCAAAGCTAGAACCCGCGGGTTTAGGAGAAGCAACACCGCACTGGGTGGTTCGTTGGCAGGATAAATTTCATATTTTCATGAAGACTATGCCTTAG
- a CDS encoding c-type cytochrome: MAIAVVILLLVLVSVIFHFASPWWFTPIASNWTAIDDTISITFWITGIVFILVNAFLAFCVFRFRFKKNHRADYEPENKKLEVWLTVITTIGVAAMLAPGLVVWGQFVTVPENAKIFEVVGQQWHWSYRLPGKDGVLGQSAVELISETNPFGLNPDDLNAHDDILIPSNVMHIVIDQPVKVMLRSKDVLHNFAVPQFRVKMDLVPGIETFLWFTPTRLGRFEMLCEELCGMAHYTMRGQIVVDTAQDYQAWLDKQFTFRESLDAPAGDLQLGQSLYASCAVCHGNNAQGNETLNAPMLAGQSAWYLTRQLHYYQNKIRGSNQQDTYGQQMSAMANTLVDAKAIKDVTAYIASLPALAIFPASVNNDSLARSIESGQRLFTNCAYCHGDNAEGRFALNAPRLAGQHAWYLKRQLQHYRASIRGSHREDIYGSQMLLMSRLLQNEQAIDDVIAYISRLTPSLAKQTKKVQPEKVLGLDHKQQEVSQ, translated from the coding sequence ATGGCTATCGCGGTCGTTATCCTGCTATTAGTACTCGTATCAGTAATATTTCATTTCGCTAGCCCTTGGTGGTTTACACCAATAGCGTCAAATTGGACTGCCATCGACGACACCATTAGCATCACCTTTTGGATCACAGGTATTGTGTTTATTTTGGTCAATGCCTTTCTTGCCTTCTGTGTTTTCCGCTTTCGATTCAAAAAAAATCATCGTGCTGACTATGAACCTGAAAATAAAAAATTAGAGGTGTGGCTGACGGTCATCACGACTATAGGAGTCGCTGCTATGTTAGCGCCTGGCTTAGTCGTGTGGGGGCAATTTGTGACAGTTCCGGAAAATGCCAAGATATTTGAAGTTGTTGGTCAGCAGTGGCACTGGAGTTATCGGTTGCCCGGCAAAGATGGTGTATTAGGCCAAAGTGCGGTTGAGTTAATTAGTGAAACTAATCCCTTTGGCCTTAACCCAGATGATTTAAATGCCCATGACGACATATTGATCCCCAGTAATGTGATGCATATAGTTATCGATCAACCGGTAAAAGTCATGCTGAGATCGAAAGATGTATTGCATAACTTTGCCGTGCCACAGTTTAGGGTGAAGATGGATCTGGTGCCAGGGATCGAGACCTTTCTCTGGTTTACACCAACACGACTTGGTCGTTTCGAGATGTTATGTGAAGAGTTGTGTGGCATGGCTCATTACACTATGCGTGGTCAGATTGTGGTGGACACGGCCCAAGACTATCAAGCTTGGCTGGATAAACAGTTCACCTTCAGAGAGTCACTCGATGCACCAGCGGGGGATCTGCAGTTAGGTCAAAGTTTATATGCCAGCTGCGCCGTCTGTCATGGCAATAATGCACAGGGCAATGAAACGCTCAATGCACCTATGCTAGCGGGGCAGTCTGCTTGGTATTTAACCCGGCAGTTACACTATTATCAGAACAAGATTCGTGGCAGCAACCAGCAAGATACATATGGCCAGCAAATGTCTGCTATGGCCAATACCTTAGTCGATGCTAAAGCGATAAAAGATGTCACGGCTTATATTGCATCATTGCCAGCTCTGGCTATCTTTCCTGCCTCGGTGAATAACGACTCTCTGGCTCGATCCATAGAGAGTGGTCAGCGGCTATTTACCAATTGTGCCTATTGCCATGGTGATAATGCCGAGGGGAGGTTTGCCCTCAATGCGCCAAGACTTGCGGGACAACACGCTTGGTACTTAAAGCGTCAATTACAACATTATCGAGCTAGCATCCGTGGTTCTCACCGTGAAGACATCTACGGTAGTCAGATGCTGTTAATGTCCCGTTTATTACAAAATGAGCAAGCCATAGATGATGTGATTGCCTATATAAGTCGATTAACGCCATCTTTAGCGAAACAAACTAAAAAAGTGCAACCAGAAAAAGTGCTAGGGCTAGATCATAAACAACAGGAGGTGAGCCAATGA
- a CDS encoding cytochrome c oxidase subunit I — translation MSFTAIADQTDNSHHPTSFVTKYIWSQDHKVIAIQYSITAIFVGLVALVLSGMMRLQLGFPDSFSFIEPSSYLQFVTMHGMIMVIYLLTALLLGGFGNYLIPLMIGARDMVFPYLNMLSYWTYLLAVIVLLASFFVPGGPTGAGWTLYPPQTILPGTPGSDGGIILMLVSLAIFIVAFTMGGLNYVTTILQARAKGMTLMRMPLTIWGIFIATILGLLAFPALLVSAIMMMLDKLVGTSFFMPAILSLGQPLDYTGGSPVLFQHLFWFFGHPEVYIVALPAFGMVSDVIATHARKNIFGYRMMVWAIVAIGGLSFVVWAHHMYVSGMNPYFGFFFATTTLIIAIPTALKVYNWVLTLWRGNIHMTVPMMFAIGFIFTFTHGGLTGLFLGNVVVDLPLSDTYFVVAHFHMVMGVSPIMVLFAAIYHWFPKVTGRYLNSGLGKFHFWMTFLGTYSIYLPMHYLGFLGVPRRYFAMGPTEFIPESAQSLNAGITISALIVGVVQLIFLFNIIWSTFKGKLAGPNPWNATTLEWQTEHTPPKHGNWGKANPVVYRWAYDYSVPGVKEDFIPQNVSPGDVVMQTELPDEDIKPRQMNKEAE, via the coding sequence ATGAGTTTCACTGCCATTGCCGATCAAACCGATAATTCTCACCATCCGACTAGTTTCGTTACTAAGTATATCTGGAGCCAAGATCACAAGGTGATCGCAATTCAGTACTCTATCACCGCCATTTTTGTCGGTCTAGTTGCTTTAGTTTTATCGGGGATGATGCGGTTACAGCTTGGGTTTCCTGATAGCTTTTCCTTTATAGAACCCAGTAGTTACCTGCAGTTTGTCACTATGCACGGCATGATCATGGTTATCTATCTTCTTACCGCTTTGTTGTTAGGTGGGTTTGGTAATTATTTGATCCCCTTAATGATTGGTGCGCGTGACATGGTGTTTCCCTATCTTAATATGTTGAGCTACTGGACTTATCTTCTTGCAGTCATTGTATTGTTAGCTAGCTTCTTCGTTCCCGGTGGGCCGACAGGGGCTGGTTGGACTCTATATCCGCCGCAAACTATTTTACCTGGTACGCCAGGAAGTGATGGTGGCATTATCTTAATGTTGGTATCGCTGGCAATATTTATCGTCGCCTTCACCATGGGGGGCCTCAATTATGTCACCACCATATTGCAGGCTCGCGCCAAAGGCATGACTCTGATGCGTATGCCATTGACTATTTGGGGAATATTTATCGCCACCATCTTAGGCCTGTTGGCATTTCCAGCCTTGTTGGTGAGTGCCATTATGATGATGTTAGATAAGTTGGTGGGAACCAGCTTCTTTATGCCTGCTATTTTGTCTTTAGGTCAGCCCTTAGATTATACCGGCGGCAGTCCGGTGCTATTCCAACACCTATTCTGGTTTTTCGGTCATCCGGAAGTCTATATTGTGGCACTGCCTGCTTTTGGCATGGTATCTGATGTTATTGCGACTCATGCGAGAAAAAATATCTTCGGCTACCGCATGATGGTTTGGGCCATAGTAGCCATAGGAGGCTTGAGTTTTGTAGTCTGGGCCCACCACATGTATGTCAGTGGTATGAATCCTTATTTTGGATTTTTCTTTGCCACAACCACCTTAATAATCGCGATACCTACAGCGCTGAAAGTGTATAACTGGGTACTGACATTATGGCGCGGTAATATTCATATGACAGTACCTATGATGTTTGCCATCGGCTTTATTTTTACCTTTACTCACGGTGGATTAACCGGGCTGTTTCTGGGAAATGTGGTGGTCGACTTACCTCTGTCGGATACCTATTTTGTGGTGGCACATTTTCATATGGTGATGGGGGTTTCACCTATTATGGTGCTGTTCGCCGCCATCTATCATTGGTTTCCTAAAGTAACGGGTCGTTATCTCAACTCAGGTTTAGGTAAGTTTCATTTCTGGATGACCTTTCTTGGGACTTACTCTATCTATCTGCCCATGCACTATCTGGGCTTTCTTGGGGTGCCACGGAGATACTTTGCTATGGGGCCAACCGAGTTCATTCCCGAGTCGGCTCAATCTCTGAATGCAGGCATTACCATATCGGCGCTGATTGTCGGCGTGGTGCAACTGATATTCCTGTTCAACATTATCTGGAGCACATTTAAGGGGAAATTGGCTGGGCCTAACCCTTGGAATGCCACTACGCTGGAGTGGCAAACTGAACACACGCCACCAAAACATGGTAATTGGGGCAAGGCTAATCCTGTGGTTTACAGGTGGGCTTATGATTATAGCGTTCCTGGAGTAAAAGAGGACTTCATCCCGCAAAATGTATCGCCAGGCGATGTTGTGATGCAAACAGAATTGCCTGATGAAGATATAAAGCCAAGGCAGATGAATAAGGAAGCCGAGTGA
- a CDS encoding cytochrome c oxidase subunit 3 encodes MNILKQLTEKPWLAQPAGVIDKALVEYQPGSPGKTALLFFIAVVTVIFFLFTVTYLSRSQYADFQALGGEPWSPLYQPMWLWMNTVWLFMASLCLQLSATQAKKQQLNSLLMLLTASVLCSLLFLFGQWSVWQQLSSQGFMINSNPANSYFYLLTAIHGLHLFGGLFALARVVVIFAGKTQLETLNKSLKLCAWYWHYLFLVWLFLFTLLTASPSTYNTIAAWCGL; translated from the coding sequence ATGAATATTCTCAAACAGCTTACTGAAAAGCCTTGGTTAGCACAGCCTGCAGGGGTCATTGATAAAGCCCTCGTTGAATATCAGCCTGGCTCACCGGGTAAGACGGCTTTGTTATTTTTTATTGCTGTGGTCACCGTGATTTTCTTTCTGTTTACGGTCACTTATTTATCACGTTCTCAGTATGCCGACTTTCAGGCTCTGGGGGGCGAACCTTGGTCACCTCTGTATCAACCTATGTGGTTATGGATGAATACGGTTTGGTTATTTATGGCTAGTCTATGTCTGCAGCTTAGCGCTACACAGGCTAAAAAACAGCAGCTAAATAGCTTACTCATGTTGTTAACTGCGAGTGTTCTCTGTTCTCTGTTGTTTTTATTTGGTCAATGGAGTGTCTGGCAACAACTGAGCTCGCAAGGATTTATGATTAACTCTAATCCCGCCAATAGTTACTTTTACCTGCTTACAGCTATTCATGGTTTGCATCTATTTGGTGGCTTGTTTGCCTTGGCTAGGGTCGTGGTAATTTTTGCAGGTAAAACTCAACTAGAGACACTAAATAAAAGCCTAAAGCTATGTGCTTGGTATTGGCATTATTTATTCCTGGTTTGGTTATTCCTTTTTACGCTTTTAACTGCTTCGCCCAGTACCTATAACACTATCGCAGCCTGGTGTGGCTTGTAG